A window of the Nibribacter ruber genome harbors these coding sequences:
- a CDS encoding NACHT domain-containing protein, translating to MALTYTQPTIEEASNRPPASPNRGYPYSGLDDRRFEELLYSVGKLRIEKGDWKGQFDEINLLQGVRERGRDCSLHLNGKSLGLIQCKHSIDSGNRINRPECAREIIKFVLHSLLDKQLIHDPKNFTYWFAVSYGFNEKAKDLLDDFNNEILKQIELKDWTETVINANEELKHLKYSDIQSDLRTVLASITIKKIIPQDLDTLLNTDGFQSIIKTFFEVRMVIESEPVEKLTEELIKQSEYQTTSNIPVDVILQKFDHASHYLTDYNSSFEGVDDSHIERKETDDLLQWIKSPLGKDEQPVVLLVGGAGSGKTVILKDVFLKLNEANVPAIALKADRLYAESITDLQNKIDLEDSFEKVVRTLSVVSERVVVLIDQIDALSQSLSAKREYLDAYNLLVRKLIAIDRVRVVISVRAYDLDYDNELKFYKNQKSFRVGLLDAGQVTQVLTKLGTRESEVPGQLLNLLRTPHHLNVFCKVYDSQINLRSITTLHDLYESLWVQQIAKVPTTSPASSDKCQSLVFAIAEQMHGEQRISTPSKPFFGSFTDEIDYLKSSGIVTEADKEVQFFHQTFFDFAFAKQFVQSGKSVTNYILENHQGLFIRSSLKMIVGFLREQDHAAYIKALETILLSPRYRFHIKLMLLNLLGFEEAPTAKEKQLVKSLILPSKELKLPFLESVTGNGWFTLLLKEGELNKLITQKIGWRNRLAERDWGEANKFVDKIKTLLHYKSTSERWDAQINLLWQILIKQLPKSRQEVCGFLLNCSEFEGKPKFIFRLLYHVKEWDVPIAFQLFEIHESEAGADRFGYYKTLEDALGFDIDWVIQRYKNHCLKKIEAIKGFSDKPHFEYQDEQLFKKMFDVDTIKASDFALDIIKRISAKTGGEDKSKLYTDLGFWLFDYERDSRSHGHEAIYRLLVDKVQEQAEQTTPWFDQFLADHQNCNSITILRLLFFGLLANPAHYANEIFSLMELFHQKGGLEGDDKIQFQFRQLLKEAYPHFDNAQKDQIDSLLLSIKSEYELATYQDENGKTRPSLQRYGQKKYLYLSALPTSELKQRPLLNRAFLELERKFPKVVDTEPHKFRWIGVGPPMDSSAYDKMTFGQWEQTFEKYDAEYKTEFASDRGSILEHSRAFQAEVKIKASHFFPFIEKLIDENKAPYQYIVAGLKGLEEGGHNPVEVQRIYKKALSIPFDREYTLYFVWVSSYFLEAKILDQDVLEYLIETAKNHPNPEENTIRNNALSDGLNNVRGSAAGNISKVYFNPAFENLVFEALHTIAEDPNLSVRVAVMARLAVLMNLNEQKTLEIFLKLVSSNEPEIMEHSIWSVQYLLNNNFEKLTDYFQRAIKMESIQGAIAAVLGVAWLKEKEGSYQLLNSLLKISDEAKAKLVDIAVNNLGDKKKSVRAKCRQIFLRFLSSTNEKVIQEYSSAFLDLTPEMFLEVYPLLQKYARSNVAKKEPHYYFEYLLKCAKKHPVECLELLQHVTTYDKPDISQAGYYDGEPVKVLIGIYNSLSSLETKNPNHLNQSIALFDKMLKTQKFRGAANKVIDHVEI from the coding sequence ATGGCCTTAACTTACACTCAACCCACAATCGAAGAAGCTTCAAATAGACCTCCGGCTTCGCCAAATAGAGGTTATCCATATTCTGGTCTTGATGACCGAAGGTTTGAGGAGCTTCTCTACTCAGTTGGAAAACTAAGAATTGAAAAAGGCGACTGGAAAGGGCAGTTCGATGAAATAAATCTTCTGCAAGGGGTTAGGGAACGTGGGAGAGATTGTAGTCTGCATTTGAATGGCAAATCACTTGGACTAATTCAGTGCAAGCATAGTATTGATAGCGGTAACAGAATTAACAGGCCAGAGTGTGCAAGGGAGATCATCAAGTTTGTGCTGCATTCCCTTTTGGACAAACAGTTGATTCATGACCCTAAGAACTTCACGTATTGGTTTGCCGTCTCTTACGGTTTCAATGAAAAGGCTAAAGATTTACTGGACGACTTCAACAACGAGATTCTTAAACAGATAGAACTAAAAGATTGGACAGAGACTGTAATAAATGCCAATGAAGAACTTAAACACCTTAAATACAGCGACATTCAGTCTGATCTAAGAACAGTACTCGCATCAATTACCATAAAGAAAATAATCCCGCAAGACTTAGACACACTGCTAAATACTGACGGTTTCCAATCTATCATCAAGACCTTTTTCGAGGTAAGAATGGTGATTGAATCGGAGCCAGTTGAAAAGCTGACAGAAGAGCTAATAAAGCAGAGCGAATACCAAACCACCTCCAATATTCCGGTCGATGTTATTCTGCAAAAATTTGATCATGCTTCCCACTACCTAACGGATTATAATAGCTCTTTTGAAGGGGTGGATGATTCGCACATTGAAAGAAAGGAAACGGATGATTTGCTTCAATGGATCAAATCACCATTAGGAAAAGACGAGCAACCTGTGGTTTTGCTGGTTGGCGGTGCCGGTAGCGGAAAAACGGTTATCCTAAAAGATGTGTTTCTGAAACTCAATGAAGCCAACGTACCTGCAATTGCCTTAAAAGCTGATAGGCTTTATGCAGAAAGTATAACAGACCTACAAAACAAAATTGATCTCGAAGACTCGTTTGAGAAAGTAGTTCGAACCCTAAGCGTGGTCAGTGAGCGGGTAGTTGTGCTTATTGACCAGATAGATGCGCTTTCCCAGTCTTTATCAGCCAAACGAGAATACCTCGATGCCTACAACCTCCTTGTTAGAAAGCTTATTGCCATTGATCGGGTAAGAGTGGTTATTTCTGTAAGAGCATACGATCTCGACTATGACAATGAACTGAAGTTCTACAAAAATCAAAAAAGCTTCAGAGTTGGTTTACTAGATGCAGGTCAGGTTACACAGGTGCTTACCAAGCTTGGAACAAGAGAGAGCGAAGTACCTGGGCAATTGCTCAACCTTTTGCGCACGCCACATCATCTGAATGTGTTTTGCAAGGTGTACGATTCTCAAATCAACCTTCGATCAATAACCACACTACACGATCTATATGAGAGCCTCTGGGTTCAGCAAATAGCCAAGGTTCCAACCACATCACCTGCCAGTTCTGATAAATGCCAAAGCCTAGTTTTTGCCATCGCGGAACAGATGCACGGAGAGCAGCGAATTAGCACCCCCTCAAAGCCATTCTTCGGGTCGTTTACGGACGAGATTGATTATTTGAAAAGCAGCGGGATTGTAACCGAAGCGGATAAAGAAGTCCAATTTTTCCATCAGACATTTTTTGACTTTGCCTTTGCGAAGCAATTCGTCCAGAGCGGAAAATCGGTAACGAACTACATACTTGAAAACCACCAAGGTCTTTTCATTCGATCCAGCTTGAAAATGATTGTTGGCTTTCTGCGCGAACAAGATCATGCGGCATACATAAAAGCCCTCGAAACCATTCTGCTTTCTCCAAGGTATCGGTTTCATATCAAACTAATGCTGTTGAATTTGCTTGGTTTTGAAGAAGCCCCAACAGCCAAGGAAAAGCAGCTCGTAAAATCCCTCATTCTGCCGAGCAAAGAACTGAAGCTGCCTTTTTTAGAGTCGGTTACCGGCAATGGTTGGTTTACGCTTCTTCTTAAAGAAGGAGAATTGAATAAACTGATTACCCAAAAGATTGGTTGGCGCAACAGGCTCGCAGAACGCGATTGGGGAGAAGCGAACAAGTTTGTAGACAAAATAAAAACCCTTCTACACTATAAAAGCACCTCTGAAAGATGGGATGCGCAAATTAACCTGCTTTGGCAGATTTTGATCAAACAACTACCCAAAAGCAGGCAAGAGGTCTGTGGTTTTCTTTTGAATTGCTCTGAATTTGAAGGGAAGCCAAAGTTCATTTTCAGGTTGCTCTACCATGTTAAAGAGTGGGATGTTCCAATAGCTTTCCAGCTCTTCGAAATACATGAGTCCGAAGCAGGAGCTGATCGCTTTGGTTACTATAAGACACTCGAAGATGCACTGGGCTTCGATATCGATTGGGTAATACAGCGATACAAGAACCACTGCCTCAAAAAGATTGAAGCCATCAAAGGTTTCAGCGACAAGCCCCATTTTGAGTACCAGGACGAACAGCTGTTTAAAAAGATGTTCGACGTGGATACCATTAAAGCGTCCGACTTCGCTTTGGATATAATCAAGCGGATTTCTGCAAAAACCGGGGGCGAGGATAAATCTAAATTGTACACCGACCTTGGTTTCTGGCTGTTCGACTATGAGCGTGATAGCCGTTCTCACGGGCACGAGGCTATATATCGCCTGCTCGTAGACAAAGTGCAAGAGCAAGCAGAACAAACCACTCCGTGGTTTGACCAGTTCTTGGCAGATCATCAGAACTGTAATTCCATTACCATCTTAAGGTTGTTGTTCTTCGGGTTGTTGGCAAACCCAGCCCATTATGCAAATGAGATATTTAGTCTAATGGAGCTCTTTCATCAAAAAGGAGGACTAGAAGGTGATGACAAGATTCAATTTCAGTTTCGCCAGCTGTTAAAAGAGGCTTACCCGCATTTTGACAACGCCCAAAAAGATCAAATAGACAGTTTGCTGCTTTCGATTAAATCAGAATATGAGCTGGCCACCTATCAGGACGAAAACGGGAAAACGCGACCGAGTTTGCAGAGGTACGGTCAGAAAAAATATCTATACCTAAGTGCACTACCCACAAGCGAGTTGAAGCAACGACCCTTGTTAAACAGGGCTTTTTTAGAGTTAGAACGTAAGTTTCCGAAGGTCGTTGATACAGAACCCCACAAGTTTAGGTGGATAGGCGTTGGCCCGCCTATGGACAGTTCGGCCTACGATAAAATGACATTTGGCCAATGGGAGCAAACATTCGAAAAGTACGATGCAGAATACAAGACTGAGTTCGCATCGGACAGGGGATCAATTCTAGAGCACTCCCGTGCATTTCAGGCAGAAGTAAAAATCAAGGCATCACACTTCTTTCCCTTCATCGAAAAGCTGATTGATGAGAACAAAGCGCCCTACCAATACATAGTGGCTGGCCTTAAAGGCTTAGAAGAGGGGGGCCATAACCCGGTCGAAGTGCAGCGCATTTACAAAAAGGCCCTTTCCATTCCATTTGATCGAGAATACACTCTTTACTTCGTTTGGGTGTCCTCATACTTCTTAGAGGCCAAAATCCTGGATCAGGATGTACTAGAATACTTGATCGAAACAGCTAAGAATCACCCAAACCCTGAGGAGAACACAATTCGTAATAATGCGTTGAGTGATGGCTTAAATAATGTGCGCGGATCGGCAGCAGGAAATATCAGTAAGGTCTATTTCAATCCCGCTTTTGAAAACCTTGTTTTCGAAGCACTTCACACAATAGCAGAGGACCCCAATCTTAGTGTTCGAGTGGCAGTTATGGCTAGGCTGGCGGTGCTGATGAATCTAAATGAGCAAAAAACACTGGAAATTTTTTTAAAGCTTGTAAGCTCAAACGAACCAGAAATCATGGAGCATTCCATCTGGTCGGTACAATACTTACTCAACAACAACTTCGAAAAGCTCACTGACTACTTCCAACGAGCAATAAAAATGGAGTCCATACAAGGTGCAATTGCCGCTGTTTTGGGTGTAGCTTGGTTAAAAGAAAAAGAAGGAAGCTATCAGCTCCTAAACTCACTGCTAAAAATAAGTGATGAAGCAAAAGCCAAACTGGTAGACATAGCCGTCAATAATCTCGGGGATAAAAAGAAAAGTGTTCGGGCAAAATGCCGCCAAATCTTTCTAAGGTTCCTTAGCTCCACTAATGAAAAGGTAATCCAAGAGTATTCTTCCGCATTCCTTGACCTCACCCCCGAAATGTTCCTTGAAGTTTATCCATTGCTCCAAAAGTACGCACGATCTAATGTGGCAAAGAAGGAGCCGCATTACTATTTCGAATACCTGCTCAAATGTGCCAAAAAGCATCCTGTCGAATGTCTTGAACTTCTACAACACGTGACCACCTACGACAAGCCTGATATTTCTCAGGCGGGCTACTATGATGGCGAACCTGTCAAAGTTCTTATCGGAATATACAACTCGCTGTCTAGTTTGGAAACAAAGAATCCCAATCACCTAAACCAATCCATCGCCCTATTCGATAAAATGCTCAAAACTCAAAAATTCAGAGGTGCAGCAAACAAGGTGATCGATCATGTTGAAATATAA
- a CDS encoding IS3 family transposase: MFGYSRQAYYQHIKTRQQEALQEDLLIHEVLRIRRGQKRIGARKMLAMMSPFMTAHGIQIGRDAFFKLLSERGLLVRKRRRSKPQTTFSSHWLRKYPNLAAGFVPRAAGQLWVSDITYIPLEEGFAYLSLVTDAYSRKIVGFFLSTNLAASGCIRALEMALTAWLQQDYLIHHSDRGLQYCSQGYVKLLKEKGIAISMTQSGDPLENALAERVNGILKEELLERTYPTFQEAQSAVATAISIYNHQRPHLSVDMLTPADAHGREGELRRHWKNYHTANSEKQASV; this comes from the coding sequence TTGTTTGGTTACAGCAGACAGGCGTATTACCAGCACATCAAAACAAGACAGCAGGAGGCCCTGCAGGAGGATCTGCTCATACACGAGGTGCTTCGTATCCGGCGCGGCCAAAAGCGGATAGGCGCGCGCAAGATGCTGGCGATGATGTCCCCCTTTATGACTGCCCACGGTATACAAATCGGCAGGGATGCCTTTTTTAAGCTTCTAAGTGAGCGCGGCCTACTGGTCAGGAAGCGTAGGCGTTCGAAACCCCAGACCACATTCTCCAGTCATTGGCTGCGCAAGTACCCCAATCTGGCCGCTGGTTTCGTGCCCAGGGCCGCGGGACAGCTGTGGGTCAGCGATATTACCTACATCCCGTTGGAAGAAGGCTTTGCTTACCTGAGCCTGGTCACCGACGCTTACAGCCGCAAGATCGTCGGCTTCTTTCTTAGTACCAACCTTGCCGCCTCAGGGTGTATTAGGGCTTTGGAAATGGCACTCACTGCCTGGCTACAGCAAGACTACCTCATTCACCATTCTGACAGGGGCTTGCAATACTGCAGCCAAGGGTATGTCAAGCTGCTGAAGGAAAAAGGAATTGCCATCTCCATGACACAGAGCGGCGATCCGCTGGAGAATGCATTGGCGGAACGCGTGAATGGCATCTTAAAAGAAGAGCTTCTGGAAAGGACATATCCAACATTCCAAGAAGCACAGTCGGCCGTTGCCACGGCGATAAGCATATACAATCACCAGCGTCCGCATTTAAGCGTGGACATGCTCACGCCGGCGGATGCGCACGGCAGAGAAGGGGAGCTTAGAAGGCATTGGAAGAACTATCATACTGCCAACAGTGAAAAGCAGGCATCTGTGTAA
- a CDS encoding transposase has product MKDKALKERIVAEYLTSGLSYREVADRCGVDHRSLHRWVKEYQGRMKKPSKYRRARLLRELPTDRLPNNVETLQSELRKARLYNQALQEAILIAEEELGVPILKKSGTKQS; this is encoded by the coding sequence ATGAAGGACAAAGCATTAAAAGAACGTATTGTAGCTGAGTACCTGACCTCCGGGCTGAGCTACCGGGAAGTGGCCGACCGATGTGGGGTTGATCACCGAAGCCTGCACCGCTGGGTAAAAGAATACCAAGGGCGCATGAAGAAACCATCCAAATACAGAAGAGCCAGGCTACTGCGGGAGTTGCCCACGGACAGGCTGCCTAACAATGTCGAGACCCTTCAGTCGGAGCTACGCAAGGCCCGGCTCTACAACCAGGCGCTGCAGGAGGCGATCCTCATCGCCGAGGAGGAGCTTGGGGTTCCCATTCTAAAAAAGTCTGGCACCAAGCAATCCTGA